GATACCGTTGCTATATTCACCAAAGGTTAATTCCTTAAAACGTCCCGGCTGATTACTTGCATAAACAGGAAGCGGCTTTGTTCTTTTCTTGAACGCAAACGCAAATTTACTCGCATACAAAAGGCATCCGAGGTCTGCCGTATGGTCATGGTGAAAATGGGAGATAAAAACCGCGTCGATCTGCTCGTGGGAAACATGCTTCCATAAATTTGCCAATACCCCGCTGCCGCAGTCCAACAGGACCTTATGCCTGCCTGTCTGCAGAAGATACCCTGATGTCGCCTCTCCTGCTTCGGGATATGCTCCCCAGCAGCCCAGAACTGTTAGCTTCATTATTCCACGTCCTTTCTAAGCGTATGTGGTATCTTAGTTGGGCTGGTCTCCATAATGTATAGCCGCTGCGCAATCCATGCTCCGCTTACGCTGTCTATACATTATGGAGACTAGTATTATGTAATTATGTATGAATTATATCAGCAAAAACGCTTCTCTTTGCTGTCCTTGGTACTGCTCCGGCAGCATTAACTTCTCCATGAATGTCAAAAAGACCCCGGAAAATCCGGGGTCCTCAAATGATAGCGTAAATTTAGCTTTCGACCGGATTATCTTTCTTATTGTCTTCGCTTGTTCTCTTTTTGATCTCAACGACAAGCTGGCTGGCAATGCAAATGGATGAATAGGCACCGAAGAATACGCCGATAATCATTGCCAGGGAGAAGGTTCTGGTCGATTCTCCGCCCAGGAGGAAGATCGCGAGCAGAGCAATCAGCACGGTGCAGACAGTCTTTACGGAACGGCCCATCGTCTGCCAGACAGATTTGTCCACCATATCCTTGAAGCTGTCTTTCTTTTTCATGCGTCTTTCATTCTCTCTGATACGGTCATAGATGACGACGGTATCATTAATCGAATAACCAAAGATGGTGAGAATTGCCGCGATGAACGCTGCATCAATTTCCCACTGGAATATTGAGAACAAGCCCAACGTAATAAGTATATCATGCAGAAGCGCAATGACGCTCGAGACAGCATAAACAAAACGGAAACGGAACGAAACATAAATCAGGATCAAAACAGACGCAACAGCCAGCGACTTCATCGCTCCCGATTTCAGTTCGTTGCCGATAGCAGGCTGAACAAGCTGTTCTTCAACATTTTTTATATCGAACGTTCCAGCCTGTTTCTGAATTGCCGCCAGAAGCTCGTCCCTCTTGGTCTGATCCAAAGCTTCCGTTCTGACGATAGCCGAAATGTCACCATTTGTCAGCTGTACGCTACCGGTCAGCCCAACAGAATCCATGGCCTGGTTGATATCCGCCTGGGTTACTTTTTCGTTAAACTGAATATTGAACATCGAACCGCCTTTATAGTCGATGCTGAGATTCAGTCCTTGCGTACAAAGCGAAATAATACCAGGAATCAAGAGAAGCAAAGAAAGCGCAAACCAGATATAGCGTTTTTTTACTATATTAAAATATAATCTATGTTCCTGTTTGACATCATCGTAACTGGCCTCGCTGGCGGCAGGGGTAACGACCGGGGCCGCATTTTTAGGTGTTTTTTTGTCTTTATACTTGTCAGCCACTTATTTTACCTCCTTTACGCCAAACAGCCATTTGCTCATTCGCGGGTTGATTCCGACAATCCAGCGCATAACCCAGCGGGTAAACGTGATGGCCGTAAACAGGCTCGCAACAATACCGACGATCAACGTAATTGCAAAACCTTTGATCGAAGCAGACCCGAGCAGGAATAATGCCAGGGCAGCAAAAATGGTCGTAATATTGGAGTCAAACACCGTAATGAAGGCCCGGCTGAATCCGGCATCCACGGCAGCCCGCAGCGATTTGCCAAGCTTTAGTTCTTCCTTGATTCTTTCGTAGACAATAATATTCAAATCGACGGCCATTCCAATAGAAAGGACAAATCCTGCTATGCCTGGCAAAGTAAGAACCGTCCCGATTCCGTATAAGACCCAGAGTACAATCACCGAAAAAACGATAAGCGAAAAGTCAGCGACCAACCCTGGTAAACGATAGAGCACCAGCATGAATAAGAAAATAAAGATAAGCGCAATGACGCACGCATTTAAACTCTTATTCAAAGAATCCGCACCTAGAAGCGCACCCACCTGGTTTTTTTCAACAATGCTCATGCTGACCGGCAATGCACCGGAACGGAACATAACAGCATACTGGGCTGCTTCTTCCAACGACGAATAGCCCTGGATCTGACCTTGCCCGTCCACAATCGGCACAGAAACTTCCGGATCTTGGATCTTCCTCTCATCCATATAGATACCAATCTTTTGACCGAGATATTTCGTTGTGATATCCGCAAACTTTGAGGTACCCTCAGAAGTAAACGATATTTGCACGACATAATCCGTGCGACCTCTGGAAGTATCGACCGCTGCCTGGGCATTCTTCAGCATGGAGCCGTCCATCAGGATATTTCCATCCGGATCCCGGAAAGTCAGCTTAGCGGTTGTTTGCAGAACTTTAACAGCCTC
This genomic stretch from Dehalobacter restrictus DSM 9455 harbors:
- the secD gene encoding protein translocase subunit SecD, with amino-acid sequence MKRGNTLKLAVTVILVAVVVFFSIQPLTNSETGIPLGLDLRGGVHLVLQAEPGKDGAAITNDDMDKARAVIEERVNGLGVSEPYIQTNYDKKRIIIELAGVADPDEAVKVLQTTAKLTFRDPDGNILMDGSMLKNAQAAVDTSRGRTDYVVQISFTSEGTSKFADITTKYLGQKIGIYMDERKIQDPEVSVPIVDGQGQIQGYSSLEEAAQYAVMFRSGALPVSMSIVEKNQVGALLGADSLNKSLNACVIALIFIFLFMLVLYRLPGLVADFSLIVFSVIVLWVLYGIGTVLTLPGIAGFVLSIGMAVDLNIIVYERIKEELKLGKSLRAAVDAGFSRAFITVFDSNITTIFAALALFLLGSASIKGFAITLIVGIVASLFTAITFTRWVMRWIVGINPRMSKWLFGVKEVK
- the secF gene encoding protein translocase subunit SecF, yielding MADKYKDKKTPKNAAPVVTPAASEASYDDVKQEHRLYFNIVKKRYIWFALSLLLLIPGIISLCTQGLNLSIDYKGGSMFNIQFNEKVTQADINQAMDSVGLTGSVQLTNGDISAIVRTEALDQTKRDELLAAIQKQAGTFDIKNVEEQLVQPAIGNELKSGAMKSLAVASVLILIYVSFRFRFVYAVSSVIALLHDILITLGLFSIFQWEIDAAFIAAILTIFGYSINDTVVIYDRIRENERRMKKKDSFKDMVDKSVWQTMGRSVKTVCTVLIALLAIFLLGGESTRTFSLAMIIGVFFGAYSSICIASQLVVEIKKRTSEDNKKDNPVES